One genomic window of Branchiostoma floridae strain S238N-H82 chromosome 4, Bfl_VNyyK, whole genome shotgun sequence includes the following:
- the LOC118414271 gene encoding homeobox protein Nkx-2.5-like isoform X1 gives MMWNSVDTPQVYRSRDTTRDNSDAHAGLAPPRTSHPEQQGRLPSFSHMMLPSPVNSTPFSVKDILNLADTGFDDSESGGLPSPEETMLATVQQNHVRCEQLTIGSTTTLHGVCGSTAAMLTSTQKQCMQAGNIDRPCESGNMGLLKKDDRKDDSDDEPPKIPPQAQRQRQRRKPRVLFSQAQVFELERRFKQQRYLSAPEREQLAQMLKLTSTQVKIWFQNRRYKCKRQRTDKTLELTHPPPRRVAVPVLVRDGKPCQMTPPPYSAPYNVSVNPYGYNMNVHGTYSSYNFNSGYSTNYTTYNATVPPVQTVTTMQPPPYSLQPGVHQGIRAW, from the exons ATGATGTGGAACTCTGTGGACACTCCGCAGGTCTACC GCTCCCGTGACACGACCCGAGACAACAGCGACGCGCACGCGGGCCTGGCGCCACCGCGGACAAGCCACCCAGAACAACAAGGCCGTTTACCTTCCTTCAGCCACATGATGCTCCCAAGCCCAGTCAACTCCACGCCTTTCTCCGTGAAAGACATCCTCAACCTAGCGGACACCGGCTTCGACGACTCGGAGTCGGGAGGCCTACCGTCCCCAGAGGAGACCATGCTCGCCACGGTACAACAGAACCACGTCCGCTGTGAGCAACTGACGATCGGGTCTACCACCACACTCCACGGAGTCTGCGGAAGTACGGCTGCCATGCTTACGTCCACACAGAAACAGTGCATGCAAGCCGGCAACATAGACAGACCATGTGAGTCAG GTAACATGGGACTTTTAAAGAAGGACGACCGAAAGGACGACTCCGATGACGAACCACCGAAGATTCCTCCACAGGCCCAGCGGCAAAGACAGCGGCGGAAGCCGAGGGTTTTGTTCTCGCAGGCGCAGGTGTTCGAGCTCGAGCGGAGGTTCAAGCAGCAGCGCTACCTGTCCGCACCTGAGCGGGAACAGCTGGCGCAGATGCTCAAACTGACTTCGACGCAGGTGAAAATCTGGTTTCAGAACCGCCGGTACAAGTGTAAACGCCAGCGGACGGACAAGACCCTAGAGTTGACGCACCCACCGCCCCGCCGCGTGGCCGTACCGGTGTTGGTACGAGACGGCAAGCCCTGCCAGATGACGCCGCCGCCGTACAGCGCGCCGTACAACGTCAGCGTCAATCCGTACGGCTATAACATGAACGTACACGGGACTTATAGCTCCTACAACTTCAACTCTGGATACAGTACAAACTATACTACTTACAACGCGACCGTACCGCCCGTACAGACTGTTACTACCATGCAGCCGCCGCCTTACAGCCTTCAACCTGGCGTTCATCAAGGGATCCGAGCATGGTAA
- the LOC118414271 gene encoding homeobox protein Nkx-2.5-like isoform X2 produces the protein MMWNSVDTPQVYRSRDTTRDNSDAHAGLAPPRTSHPEQQGRLPSFSHMMLPSPVNSTPFSVKDILNLADTGFDDSESGGLPSPEETMLATVQQNHVRCEQLTIGSTTTLHGVCGSTAAMLTSTQKQCMQAGNIDRPCNMGLLKKDDRKDDSDDEPPKIPPQAQRQRQRRKPRVLFSQAQVFELERRFKQQRYLSAPEREQLAQMLKLTSTQVKIWFQNRRYKCKRQRTDKTLELTHPPPRRVAVPVLVRDGKPCQMTPPPYSAPYNVSVNPYGYNMNVHGTYSSYNFNSGYSTNYTTYNATVPPVQTVTTMQPPPYSLQPGVHQGIRAW, from the exons ATGATGTGGAACTCTGTGGACACTCCGCAGGTCTACC GCTCCCGTGACACGACCCGAGACAACAGCGACGCGCACGCGGGCCTGGCGCCACCGCGGACAAGCCACCCAGAACAACAAGGCCGTTTACCTTCCTTCAGCCACATGATGCTCCCAAGCCCAGTCAACTCCACGCCTTTCTCCGTGAAAGACATCCTCAACCTAGCGGACACCGGCTTCGACGACTCGGAGTCGGGAGGCCTACCGTCCCCAGAGGAGACCATGCTCGCCACGGTACAACAGAACCACGTCCGCTGTGAGCAACTGACGATCGGGTCTACCACCACACTCCACGGAGTCTGCGGAAGTACGGCTGCCATGCTTACGTCCACACAGAAACAGTGCATGCAAGCCGGCAACATAGACAGACCAT GTAACATGGGACTTTTAAAGAAGGACGACCGAAAGGACGACTCCGATGACGAACCACCGAAGATTCCTCCACAGGCCCAGCGGCAAAGACAGCGGCGGAAGCCGAGGGTTTTGTTCTCGCAGGCGCAGGTGTTCGAGCTCGAGCGGAGGTTCAAGCAGCAGCGCTACCTGTCCGCACCTGAGCGGGAACAGCTGGCGCAGATGCTCAAACTGACTTCGACGCAGGTGAAAATCTGGTTTCAGAACCGCCGGTACAAGTGTAAACGCCAGCGGACGGACAAGACCCTAGAGTTGACGCACCCACCGCCCCGCCGCGTGGCCGTACCGGTGTTGGTACGAGACGGCAAGCCCTGCCAGATGACGCCGCCGCCGTACAGCGCGCCGTACAACGTCAGCGTCAATCCGTACGGCTATAACATGAACGTACACGGGACTTATAGCTCCTACAACTTCAACTCTGGATACAGTACAAACTATACTACTTACAACGCGACCGTACCGCCCGTACAGACTGTTACTACCATGCAGCCGCCGCCTTACAGCCTTCAACCTGGCGTTCATCAAGGGATCCGAGCATGGTAA